The following is a genomic window from Terriglobales bacterium.
TCCGCCATGTACGCCGCAGCCTGGTCGCGGATCTCGTTGACCGGCTTCAGCACGTCGGCCAGTTCCAGCGTCAGGCGCGAGCGCTCCGCCTTCAGCTCGTTGTACTTGTCTTCCAGCTGGTGGTAATCGAAGACCTGCTTTCCCTCACCGGGGATTTCCACACTGTGCTGCTTCTTGTTCTTCCACTCCTCCACCCGCTGGCGCTTGCGTTCCTTCGCTTGCGCGTCCGCGGTGATTTCCACCTGGTAGGTTTCGGCGTCCGCCCACGCCTTGGCCTCGGTGAACACCGCCTGCACGGCCGCGATCTTCGCTGCCATCTGCTCCAGTTTCTGGTTGAGCTCCTTGATCTGTGGGGCGGCCTGCTGCTGCGCCGCCTCCAGGGACGCGGCCAGCTTCTTGTATTCCGGCTCCTGCCGGATGGCCGCCTCGGACTCCTCCGACTGCGTCCGTAGCCGTCCCAGGAACGACCCGTATCGCGCCTTGAACTCGTCCTGGAACAGCTTCCACGGACGCTGCCCGTAGGCCTCGTCCCACAGCGCCCAGAACAGCGACCCTATCATCAGCACCGACGCGATCAGGTAATGCAGCGCCCACGACCTGCTGGTGATCGGATCCGGCTTCTGCTGTTCAGCCACTCATTTCCTCCGCGTTAGTTCTTGCCCGTGGGCTGCCCCATCCTTGTCGCTCCCGATGTTGGAGCGACAGGGTGGGATCGAAGCGCGCCTTTCAACTAGCCACTAGCCACTGACCACTAGCCACTGGTTTTTCACACGTTGAACCACGGCGTCACCCACACGTACTTGATTCGGAACAGCAGCCGCGCCAGCATCTTCGCCGGCAGCGAGAGCATCAGCAGCATCAGGATCATCATGGTGTTGTACTGCAGGAAGCTCATGCGCTTGTAATCCTTGGGATTGGTCCACTTGAACAACGTGTGCACCGCCAGGCCGGCGATCATGAAGTACGCCCCCGTTACCGCCGCTCCGAATAACCCGATCCACGGCTGCGCCGTGATGCCCACGATCTCGTGTAGGTCGCGGTTTACCTCGAACACCAGCTTGTTGTGGTCCCAGGTCTGTCCCGGCCAGAACCACATCCATCCCGGCCCCCGGATGAACGTCCCGATGATGATGAACGCCACCCACAGCACGATGAACCCGAACGCGAATGTCAGGATGGCGAACCGTCGCTGCTTGAACGTGTAATACCCGCTGCCCACCGGGTTCGTGTCGATGTAGGGAATGGCCATCAGCCCGATGATGATCAGCGTCGGCATCACCACTCCCGCGATCCACGGGTCGAAGTACACCAGCATCTCCTGCAGTCCCAGGAAGTACCACGGCGCCTTGGCCGGGTTCATCGTCAGGTTGGGATTCGCCGGTTCTTCCAGCGGCGCGTTCAGCGTGATCGACCACACCATCAGGATCACCGTCACGATGATCGCCGCCAGGAACTCGATCCTCAGCAGGAAGGGCCACACGTGCACTTCTTTCTGCCACCCCGCCTCGAACGGCCACGTCTTGCGGTGGTGCGTCTTGGCCATCGCCGGGTCGGTCTCCAGCTGCGCGATCAGCCGGTCGTTGGCACTTGCCTGCTTCCAGGCCAGCCACATGTAGAACCCCAGCAGCGGGATCATGGCCACGATGGGCACGTTGTCCGGCGCCGACATGATCTCCCACAACTGATGCCAATCCATGCGCTACCTCACCCTCGACGGTGCCCCACGTCTGCGCCCCGCTTCTCGGCGCGGACGTGGGTTACTAGCCACTAGCCACTGACCACTAGCCACTGTTTCCATCATCTTCGCGGTTCCTTGATCTCCTTCTCCAATATCACCGGAGCCGGTCCGGAGATCCCGCCGTCTTTCCGCACCCGCCAGAAATGCACGATCATGAACACCGACGCCAGGATCGGGATTCCGATGCAATGCCATATGTACGCTCGCAGCAGGGCGTTCGAGTCCACGATCGACCCGCCCAGCAACCCGAAGCGCACGTCGTTGTACGGCGTCATGTGCAGTTCCGGCCCGAACGGCCCTTCGTGTCCCAGCCCGGGCGTGGCCCGCGCCATGTTGGTGCCCACCGTCACTGCCCAGAATCCCAACTGGTCGTCCGGCAGCAGGTAGCCGGTGAACGAGAGCAGCAGCGTCAGCACCAGCAGGATCACCCCCACCACCCAGTTGAACTCCCGCGGTCGCTTGTAGCTCCCCGTCAGGAACACCCGGAACATGTGCAGCCACACCGTGATGATCATCAGGTGCGCCGCCCACCGGTGCATGTTCCTTAATATCTTCCCGAACGGAACGTCATGTTCCAGGTACAGGATGTCGCGGAACGCCTGCACCTTCGTCGGATGGTAATAGAACATGAGGAGGACGCCGGTGAAGGTCAGCACGATGAACAGGTAGAAGGTGATGCCGCCCATGCCCCAGGTATAGCTGTAGCGCACCGCATCGCGGTTGATCTTGGCCGGATGCAGGTGCAGAAAGACGTTCGAGAGCACGCCCAGCGCCCGGTTGCGCGGCGTGTCGTCGTGCTTGTGGCGGAAGATGGAGGTGAAGAGCTGGGTCTTGGTGGGGTCTTTCAGCCCCTCCTTCTGCTCCTTGATCTTCTCCACCATCTCCTGCTTGAGCGAGCCGACGTCTTCCTTCACCCGCTCCACCAGGCCGACCCGCGCGTCGCCGTTCTTGCCGTCGCCCGGCGCGGCGCTGGTCGTCTTCGGTTCTTCTTCGTGGGCCATGCGTCTCCTCGCCCTCTCTGGTTACAACTGCACGTACGCTCCCGGATCGTTGAAGTGATTGGTCTGTCCCTTGGGCCACTGGTACAGGCGGCTGGTGTCCACCACGATCTGCCCGGTGGCGTCCAGGTCCACGTGCGCGCGGTCCATGGGCCGCGGCGCGGGTCCTTCGAAGTTGATGCCCTCGTAGTCGTAGCCCGAGCCGTGGCACGGGCACTTGAACTTGTTCTCGCTGGGCTTCCAGTCGGGCGTGCAGCCCAGGTGGGTGCAGCGCGCGTAGATCACGAACAGCCGGTCGGGATTCTTCACCACCCAGATGCGGAAGGCCTGCTGGTACTTCGTGTCCACGCCCAGGCCGTAGTCGGCGGGCGTGCCCACCTTGAAGATGGTGGAAGGCTCGAACAGCGTGCGCGGCAGGAAGAAGCGGAAGAAGGCGATGAACCACGCGCCCAGGAACGCCGCCACGCAGCTCCACACCAGGCGCCGCCGCCGCTGGTTGACGTCGGTCTGCTCCGGGCCCACCGCGGCGATGCCCGCCGCCGCAGCCGCCCGCGACGTCCCTACCGCCGGCGTCCCTACGTATTTCGTCGCCGGAGTCTTGGTTTCCGTGTTGGGAGGGGTTGCCATCGTGTCCGCTACCTTCGATATTGAGCGATTTCGTGATTTGGTGATTTCGTGATTTGCAATCTCCCCAATGAGCCGTTTGGTTCCATCAGCAAGTCACCCAATCACGAAATCTCCTAGTCCGCCGCTACCAGCCTCGTCTCGGGCTCTTCACTTTGCATTTCTAGTTCTTCATTTCGAATTTGTCCCATCACCAGCCCTGCCAGCGCGGCAATGAAGCGCGGCGAATCATTCAGCCCGGGCGTCATGCGGAACTCGCGGATGCCCAGCGACCCGGCCAGCTCGCGCGCCTCGTGGTCGATCTCGCCCAGCGTCTCCACGTGGTCGCTGACGAACGAGATGGGCACTACGCACACCTGCTCCGCGCCCGCCGCCCCCAGCTCCCGCACGGTGGCGCGCAGCGAGGGCTGCAGCCAGCGGCTGGCCCCCACCTTGCTCTGGTAGCAGAGGCGATGCCGGTTCCGCCATCCGCCCAGCGCCATCACCCGCCGGACCGTATCTTCTATATGGCGCTGATAGGGGTCGCCCTTCGCAATCACGCTCAGCGGCACCGAGTGCGCGCTGAACACAAGCTCCGCTTCTTCAGGGGAAGGGAACTGGGCCAGGGTTGCTTCGATTTTCTCCGCCAGCGCGTCGAGATATTGCCCGTGGGTGTAGAACTCGCGGATGACATGCACCGGGGCGCCGTTGCGGTGAAACCGCCGGTTCCACTCATTCAGGCTGCTGCCCGTGGTGGTCGAGGAATACTGCGGGTAGAGCGGCAAGAGCACGATCTCGTCACAGCCGAAAGCGTCCAGTTCCTGAATGGCCTCCGCCGTGAATGGATGCCAGTAGCGCATGGCCACCACGCATCGGGCAGCCAAACCCCCGTCGTTCAGGCGGGCTTCCAAAGCACGGGCCTGGCGCTCGGTATTGCGGCGGATGGGCGAGCAGCCCCCGATGGAGGCGTAGTGGTGGGCGACCTTGCGGGCGCGGGTGGTGGAGATCAGCTTGGCCAGCGGCCGCCGTCCCAGGCGCGCAAAAGGAAAATCAATGATGTCCGGGTCGCAGAAGAGATTGAACAGGAAGGGCTCAATCGCTTCCGGACTGTCCGGCCCACCAAGCTGGAACAGCACCACACCCACGCGTCGTGTTTCAGCCATTCCGAAAAAACCGATCCCCAGCGAACAGGCGAGTGTAATCAACGAAGCAGGGAAGGTCAACGGAGGAAATCGAGGCGCGTGCGATTTGCGAACTGCGAAGTGTGGCTGTCTGGAACGCCGACGATTGACTTGTCCTCAGATCGTCGCAGTCCGCCTACGGCTGCTGGAATGACCGGTAGCCTGGGCCGTAAGGCCTTGGTAACCGTGAAGAAGGAATCGAGGCCGGAAGGGCGACCCCATGCAGACGGGAGGGAAGGGGGACGGGAACAACGGGCACCCTCTGTATTCTAAGGGGTCGATTTTGTGTTAATGATGCGTTGCGGGGGATGAGTGTCGGTAGATGGACATTGAGGGCATAACACTTCTGGGCAGCATTGTGGTGGCGTTGACGGGCTGGTGGTCCTGGTACCGACCGCTGTTTTCGGTGACCACACTGACGTCATCGGCCGGGAGCCGGAGCCTCCTCGGCCTGACGCCCGTCGCGAGTGCGGCAGCAATGCTCCTTGTGCTGCGCGCCGCAGCGTCCCACGATGTGCGGAACGATCCGTTCTATCTGGCCTTCTACGAACTCCTCGGAATAGCCTGGTTGGCGGCTGCGGCCGCGCTTTTTCCG
Proteins encoded in this region:
- a CDS encoding cytochrome b N-terminal domain-containing protein is translated as MAHEEEPKTTSAAPGDGKNGDARVGLVERVKEDVGSLKQEMVEKIKEQKEGLKDPTKTQLFTSIFRHKHDDTPRNRALGVLSNVFLHLHPAKINRDAVRYSYTWGMGGITFYLFIVLTFTGVLLMFYYHPTKVQAFRDILYLEHDVPFGKILRNMHRWAAHLMIITVWLHMFRVFLTGSYKRPREFNWVVGVILLVLTLLLSFTGYLLPDDQLGFWAVTVGTNMARATPGLGHEGPFGPELHMTPYNDVRFGLLGGSIVDSNALLRAYIWHCIGIPILASVFMIVHFWRVRKDGGISGPAPVILEKEIKEPRR
- a CDS encoding Rieske 2Fe-2S domain-containing protein; the encoded protein is MATPPNTETKTPATKYVGTPAVGTSRAAAAAGIAAVGPEQTDVNQRRRRLVWSCVAAFLGAWFIAFFRFFLPRTLFEPSTIFKVGTPADYGLGVDTKYQQAFRIWVVKNPDRLFVIYARCTHLGCTPDWKPSENKFKCPCHGSGYDYEGINFEGPAPRPMDRAHVDLDATGQIVVDTSRLYQWPKGQTNHFNDPGAYVQL
- the hemH gene encoding ferrochelatase; translated protein: MAETRRVGVVLFQLGGPDSPEAIEPFLFNLFCDPDIIDFPFARLGRRPLAKLISTTRARKVAHHYASIGGCSPIRRNTERQARALEARLNDGGLAARCVVAMRYWHPFTAEAIQELDAFGCDEIVLLPLYPQYSSTTTGSSLNEWNRRFHRNGAPVHVIREFYTHGQYLDALAEKIEATLAQFPSPEEAELVFSAHSVPLSVIAKGDPYQRHIEDTVRRVMALGGWRNRHRLCYQSKVGASRWLQPSLRATVRELGAAGAEQVCVVPISFVSDHVETLGEIDHEARELAGSLGIREFRMTPGLNDSPRFIAALAGLVMGQIRNEELEMQSEEPETRLVAAD